One genomic segment of Gossypium arboreum isolate Shixiya-1 chromosome 3, ASM2569848v2, whole genome shotgun sequence includes these proteins:
- the LOC108474657 gene encoding CASP-like protein 1E1, whose protein sequence is MSSICELILRFMALLLTLAAAIIIGVNKQTKFFPVQLNPAFPPVEVAARVKWHYLSALVYSLVANITASSYAALSTLIVLATRNGEAGFAQVITIFDATIVGLLFSANGAALAVGIIGYKGNSHLQWNKVCNVFDSFCDRVAISIVLSLVASFAFIALVALAVLSLQKRFATRT, encoded by the exons ATGTCGAGTATTTGTGAGTTGATTTTGAGGTTTATGGCGCTGCTGCTAACACTTGCGGCCGCCATAATTATCGGGGTAAACAAGCAGACCAAGTTCTTCCCTGTTCAGCTCAACCCAGCTTTCCCTCCTGTTGAGGTTGCTGCCCGTGTTAAGTGGCATTACCTGTCTGCCCTTGT GTATTCCCTGGTGGCAAACATAACAGCAAGTTCATATGCAGCGCTTTCGACCCTGATTGTGTTGGCAACCAGAAATGGGGAAGCAGGGTTTGCCCAAGTTATCACTATCTTTGATGCAACGATTGTTGGGTTGCTGTTTTCAGCCAATGGGGCTGCCTTAGCTGTTGGTATCATTGGTTACAAAGGGAACTCTCATCTTCAATGGAACAAAGTTTGTAATGTTTTCGACAGTTTCTGTGACAGAGTTGCCATTTCCATTGTTCTGTCATTGGTCGCTTCTTTTGCGTTTATTGCTTTGGTTGCTTTAGCTGTTCTATCTTTGCAGAAGAGATTTGCAACTAGAACTTAG